In one window of Canis lupus baileyi chromosome 12, mCanLup2.hap1, whole genome shotgun sequence DNA:
- the ITGA10 gene encoding integrin alpha-10 isoform X3, protein MELPLIPHLLLPVVFLTGLCSPFNLDVHHPRLFPGPPEAEFGYSVLQHVGGGRRWMLVGAPWDGPSGDRRGDVYRCPVGGSHSAPCAKGHLGDYPLGNSSHPAVNMHLGMSLLETDNDGGFMACAPLWSRACGSSVFSSGICARVDASFRPQGSLAPTAQRCPTYMDVVIVLDGSNSIYPWSEVQTFLRRLVGRLFIDPEQVQVGLVQYGESPVHEWSLGDFRTKEEVVRAARNLSRREGRETKTAQAILVACTEGFSLSRGGRPEAARLLVVVTDGESHDGEELPAALKACEAGRVTRYGIAVLGHYLRRQRDPTSFLREIRMIANDPDERFFFNVTDEAALTDIVDALGDRIFGLEGSHGENESSFGLEMSQIGFSTHRLKDGILFGMVGAYDWGGSVLWLEEGHHLFPPRTALEDEFPPAFQNHAAYLGYSVSSMLLRGGRRLFLSGAPRFRHRGKVIAFQLKKDGAVRVAQSLQGEQIGSYFGSELCPLDTDGDGTTNVLLVAAPMFLGPQNKETGRVYVYLVGQQSLLTLQGTLQPEPPQDARFGFAMGAIPDLNQDGFADVAVGAPLEDGHHGALYLYHGTQSGIRPRPAQRIAAISMPQALSYFGRSVDGRLDLDGDDLVDVAVGAQGAAVLLSSRPIVHLGPSLEVTPPAISVVQKNCSRRGQEAACLSAALCFQVTSRTPGRWNRRFYLRFTASLDEWTAGARAVFDGSGQRLSPRRLQLSVGNVTCEQLRFHVLDTSDYLRPLALTVTFALDNTTKPGPVLDEGSPTSIQKLVPFSKDCGPDNECITDLVLQASVDIRGSRRDPFVVRGGRQKVLVSATLENRKENAYNTSLSLSFSRNLHLASFTSQRDSPVKVECAAPSPHVRLCSVAHPVFRTGAKVTFLLEFEFSCSSLLSQVLVRLTASSNSLEKNGTLQDNTAQISAYIQYEPHLLFSSESTLHRYEVHPYGTLPVGPEFKTTLRVQNLGCYVVSGLIISAFLPAVAHGGNYFLSLSQVVTNNASCTVQNLTEPPQPPVHPEEFQYMNRLNGSNTRCQVVRCHLGRLAKGTEVSVGLLRLVHNEFFRRSLLEVIQTRPVLISLWILIGSVLGGLLLLALLVFCLWKLGFFTRKKIPEEEKREGKLEQ, encoded by the exons ATGGAACTCCCCCTCATCCCTCACCTGCTCTTGCCCGTGGTGTTCCTGACAG GTCTGTGCTCCCCCTTTAACCTGGATGTGCATCACCCGCGCCTCTTCCCAGGGCCACCTGAGGCAGAATTTGGATATAGTGTCTTACAACATGTCGGGGGTGGCCGTCGATG GATGCTGGTGGGCGCCCCCTGGGATGGGCCTTCAGGAGACAGAAGGGGGGATGTTTATCGCtgccctgtcgggggctcccacAGTGCTCCATGTGCCAAAGGCCATTTGG gtgactatccactgggaaattCATCTCATCCTGCTGTGAATATGCACCTGGGAATGTCTCTGCTAGAGACAGACAACGATGGGGGATTCATG GCTTGTGCCCCTCTCTGGTCTCGTGCTTGCGGCTCCTCTGTCTTCAGTTCTGGGATATGTGCCCGCGTAGATGCTTCATTCcggccccagggcagcctggcaCCCACCGCACAAC GCTGTCCCACCTACATGGATGTTGTCATCGTCTTGGACGGCTCCAATAGCATCTATCCCTGGTCTGAAGTTCAGACTTTCCTACGAAGACTGGTAGGGAGACTGTTCATTGACCCAGAGCAAGTACAG GTGGGACTGGTGCAGTATGGGGAAAGCCCTGTGCATGAGTGGTCCCTGGGAGATTTCCGAACCAAGGAAGAAGTGGTGAGGGCAGCAAGGAACCTGAGTCGGCGAGAAGGACGAGAAACAAAGACTGCCCAAGCAATCCTGGTGGCCTG cACAGAAGGATTCAGTCTGTCCCGTGGTGGCCGACCAGAGGCTGCCAGGCTACTGGTGGTTGTCACGGATGGAGAGTCACACGATGGGGAGGAGCTTCCCGCTGCACTAAAGGCCTGTGAGGCTGGAAGAGTGACCCGCTATGGGATCGCG GTCCTTGGCCACTATCTCCGGAGGCAGCGAGACCCCACTTCCTTCCTGCGGGAAATCCGAATGATTGCCAATGACCCAGATGAGAGATTCTTCTTCAATGTCACAGATGAAGCTGCACTGACTGACATTGTAGACGCCCTGGGAGACCGGATTTTTGGCCTCGAGG GGTCCCATGGAGAAAATGAAAGCTCTTTCGGGCTGGAAATGTCTCAGATTGGTTTCTCCACTCATCGGCTGAAG GATGGGATTCTCTTTGGAATGGTGGGGGCCTACGACTGGGGGGGCTCTGTATTGTGGCTCGAAGAGGGTCACCACCTTTTCCCCCCACGGACAGCCCTGGAAGATGAGTTCCCCCCTGCTTTCCAGAACCATGCAGCCTACTTGG GTTACTCTGTTTCCTCCATGCTTTTGCGGGGTGGACGCCGCCTCTTTCTCTCAGGGGCTCCTCGGTTTAGACACAGAGGAAAGGTCATCGCCTTCCAGCTTAAGAAAGATGGGGCTGTGAGGGTTGCCCAGAGCCTCCAGGGGGAGCAG ATTGGTTCCTACTTTGGCAGTGAGCTCTGCCCATTGGATACAGATGGGGATGGAACAACCAATGTCTTACTTGTGGCTGCTCCCAtgttcctgggaccccagaataaGGAGACGGGGCGTGTTTATGTGTATCTGGTGGGGCAG CAGTCCTTGCTGACACTCCAGGGCACGCTTCAGCCAGAACCCCCCCAGGATGCTCGGTTTGGCTTTGCCATGGGTGCCATTCCTGATCTGAACCAAGATGGTTTTGCTGATGTGGCTGTGGGGGCGCCCCTGGAGGATGGGCATCACGGAGCCCTGTACCTATATCATGGCACCCAGAGTGGAATCAGGCCCCGTCCTGCCCAG aGGATTGCTGCCATCTCCATGCCACAGGCCCTCAGCTACTTTGGCCGTAGTGTGGATGGCCGGCTGGATCTGGATGGAGATGACCTGGTAGATGTGGCTGTGGGTGCCCAAGGGGCAGCTGTCCTGCTCAG CTCCCGGCCCATTGTGCACCTGGGCCCCTCCCTGGAGGTGACCCCACCAGCCATCAGTGTGGTTCAGAAGAACTGCAGCCGGCGAGGCCAAGAGGCAGCCTGCCTTTCTGCGGCCCTTTGCTTCCAAGTGACCTCTCGCACTCCTGGCCGCTGGAATCGCCGATTCT ATTTGCGGTTTACAGCATCACTAGATGAGTGGACGGCAGGGGCGCGGGCTGTGTTTGATGGCTCTGGCCAGAGGCTGTCCCCTCGGAGGCTCCAGCTCAGCGTAGGGAATGTCACCTGTGAGCAGCTGCGCTTCCATGTGCTG GATACCTCAGATTACCTCCGGCCACTGGCCTTGACTGTGACCTTTGCATTGGACAACACCACGAAGCCAGGGCCTGTGCTGGATGAGGGCTCACCCACCTCCATACAAAAGCTG GTCCCCTTCTCAAAGGACTGTGGCCCTGACAATGAATGCATCACAGACCTGGTGCTTCAAGCCAGTGTAGACATCAGAGGCTCTAG GAGGGACCCATTCGTGGTTCGAGGAGGTCGGCAGAAAGTGCTGGTGTCAGCAACTCTGGAGAACAGGAAGGAAAATGCCTACAACACTAGCCTGAGTCTCAGCTTCTCCAGAAACCTCCATCTGGCCAGTTTCACGTCTCAG AGGGACAGCCCAGTGAAGGTGGAGTGTGCAGCCCCTTCCCCTCATGTCCGGCTCTGCAGTGTGGCTCACCCTGTCTTTCGGACTGGAGCCAAG GTGACCTTCCTGCTGGAGTTTGAGTTtagctgctcctccctcctgagccaggtccttgtgaggctgACTGCTTCAAG CAATAGCCTGGAGAAAAACGGGACCCTTCAAGATAACACAGCCCAGATCTCAGCCTACATTCAATATGAGCCCCACCTCCTATTCTCCAG TGAGTCCACTCTGCACCGCTATGAGGTTCACCCATATGGGACCCTCCCAGTGGGTCCCGAATTCAAAACCACTCTTAGG GTTCAGAACCTTGGCTGCTATGTGGTCAGTGGCCTCATCATCTCAGCCTTCCTTCCAGCTGTAGCCCATGGGGGCAACTACTTCCTGTCATTGTCTCAAGTCGTCACTAACAAT GCAAGCTGCACAGTACAGAACCTGACCGAGCCTCCACAGCCCCCTGTGCACCCAGAGGAGTTTCAGTACATGAACAGACTG AATGGGAGCAACACTCGGTGTCAGGTCGTGAGGTGCCATCTTGGGCGACTGGCAAAGGGGACCGAGGTCTCTGTTGGACTATTGAGACTGGTTCACAATGAATTTTTCCGGAgg agcctgctgGAGGTGATTCAGACCCGCCCTGTCCTCATCTCCCTATGGATCCTTATTGGCAGTGTCCTGGGAGGGCTTCTCCTACTTGCTCTCCTTGTCTTCTGTCTTTGGAAG CTTGGCTTCTTTACCCGTAAGAAAatccctgaggaagaaaaaagagaagggaaattgGAGCAATGA
- the ITGA10 gene encoding integrin alpha-10 isoform X2, with protein sequence MELPLIPHLLLPVVFLTGLCSPFNLDVHHPRLFPGPPEAEFGYSVLQHVGGGRRWMLVGAPWDGPSGDRRGDVYRCPVGGSHSAPCAKGHLGDYPLGNSSHPAVNMHLGMSLLETDNDGGFMACAPLWSRACGSSVFSSGICARVDASFRPQGSLAPTAQRCPTYMDVVIVLDGSNSIYPWSEVQTFLRRLVGRLFIDPEQVQVGLVQYGESPVHEWSLGDFRTKEEVVRAARNLSRREGRETKTAQAILVACTEGFSLSRGGRPEAARLLVVVTDGESHDGEELPAALKACEAGRVTRYGIAVLGHYLRRQRDPTSFLREIRMIANDPDERFFFNVTDEAALTDIVDALGDRIFGLEGSHGENESSFGLEMSQIGFSTHRLKDGILFGMVGAYDWGGSVLWLEEGHHLFPPRTALEDEFPPAFQNHAAYLGYSVSSMLLRGGRRLFLSGAPRFRHRGKVIAFQLKKDGAVRVAQSLQGEQIGSYFGSELCPLDTDGDGTTNVLLVAAPMFLGPQNKETGRVYVYLVGQSLLTLQGTLQPEPPQDARFGFAMGAIPDLNQDGFADVAVGAPLEDGHHGALYLYHGTQSGIRPRPAQRIAAISMPQALSYFGRSVDGRLDLDGDDLVDVAVGAQGAAVLLSSRPIVHLGPSLEVTPPAISVVQKNCSRRGQEAACLSAALCFQVTSRTPGRWNRRFYLRFTASLDEWTAGARAVFDGSGQRLSPRRLQLSVGNVTCEQLRFHVLDTSDYLRPLALTVTFALDNTTKPGPVLDEGSPTSIQKLVPFSKDCGPDNECITDLVLQASVDIRGSRRDPFVVRGGRQKVLVSATLENRKENAYNTSLSLSFSRNLHLASFTSQRDSPVKVECAAPSPHVRLCSVAHPVFRTGAKVTFLLEFEFSCSSLLSQVLVRLTASSNSLEKNGTLQDNTAQISAYIQYEPHLLFSSESTLHRYEVHPYGTLPVGPEFKTTLRVQNLGCYVVSGLIISAFLPAVAHGGNYFLSLSQVVTNNASCTVQNLTEPPQPPVHPEEFQYMNRLNGSNTRCQVVRCHLGRLAKGTEVSVGLLRLVHNEFFRRAKFKSLTVVSTFELGAKEGSVLRLPEASRWSESLLEVIQTRPVLISLWILIGSVLGGLLLLALLVFCLWKLGFFTRKKIPEEEKREGKLEQ encoded by the exons ATGGAACTCCCCCTCATCCCTCACCTGCTCTTGCCCGTGGTGTTCCTGACAG GTCTGTGCTCCCCCTTTAACCTGGATGTGCATCACCCGCGCCTCTTCCCAGGGCCACCTGAGGCAGAATTTGGATATAGTGTCTTACAACATGTCGGGGGTGGCCGTCGATG GATGCTGGTGGGCGCCCCCTGGGATGGGCCTTCAGGAGACAGAAGGGGGGATGTTTATCGCtgccctgtcgggggctcccacAGTGCTCCATGTGCCAAAGGCCATTTGG gtgactatccactgggaaattCATCTCATCCTGCTGTGAATATGCACCTGGGAATGTCTCTGCTAGAGACAGACAACGATGGGGGATTCATG GCTTGTGCCCCTCTCTGGTCTCGTGCTTGCGGCTCCTCTGTCTTCAGTTCTGGGATATGTGCCCGCGTAGATGCTTCATTCcggccccagggcagcctggcaCCCACCGCACAAC GCTGTCCCACCTACATGGATGTTGTCATCGTCTTGGACGGCTCCAATAGCATCTATCCCTGGTCTGAAGTTCAGACTTTCCTACGAAGACTGGTAGGGAGACTGTTCATTGACCCAGAGCAAGTACAG GTGGGACTGGTGCAGTATGGGGAAAGCCCTGTGCATGAGTGGTCCCTGGGAGATTTCCGAACCAAGGAAGAAGTGGTGAGGGCAGCAAGGAACCTGAGTCGGCGAGAAGGACGAGAAACAAAGACTGCCCAAGCAATCCTGGTGGCCTG cACAGAAGGATTCAGTCTGTCCCGTGGTGGCCGACCAGAGGCTGCCAGGCTACTGGTGGTTGTCACGGATGGAGAGTCACACGATGGGGAGGAGCTTCCCGCTGCACTAAAGGCCTGTGAGGCTGGAAGAGTGACCCGCTATGGGATCGCG GTCCTTGGCCACTATCTCCGGAGGCAGCGAGACCCCACTTCCTTCCTGCGGGAAATCCGAATGATTGCCAATGACCCAGATGAGAGATTCTTCTTCAATGTCACAGATGAAGCTGCACTGACTGACATTGTAGACGCCCTGGGAGACCGGATTTTTGGCCTCGAGG GGTCCCATGGAGAAAATGAAAGCTCTTTCGGGCTGGAAATGTCTCAGATTGGTTTCTCCACTCATCGGCTGAAG GATGGGATTCTCTTTGGAATGGTGGGGGCCTACGACTGGGGGGGCTCTGTATTGTGGCTCGAAGAGGGTCACCACCTTTTCCCCCCACGGACAGCCCTGGAAGATGAGTTCCCCCCTGCTTTCCAGAACCATGCAGCCTACTTGG GTTACTCTGTTTCCTCCATGCTTTTGCGGGGTGGACGCCGCCTCTTTCTCTCAGGGGCTCCTCGGTTTAGACACAGAGGAAAGGTCATCGCCTTCCAGCTTAAGAAAGATGGGGCTGTGAGGGTTGCCCAGAGCCTCCAGGGGGAGCAG ATTGGTTCCTACTTTGGCAGTGAGCTCTGCCCATTGGATACAGATGGGGATGGAACAACCAATGTCTTACTTGTGGCTGCTCCCAtgttcctgggaccccagaataaGGAGACGGGGCGTGTTTATGTGTATCTGGTGGGGCAG TCCTTGCTGACACTCCAGGGCACGCTTCAGCCAGAACCCCCCCAGGATGCTCGGTTTGGCTTTGCCATGGGTGCCATTCCTGATCTGAACCAAGATGGTTTTGCTGATGTGGCTGTGGGGGCGCCCCTGGAGGATGGGCATCACGGAGCCCTGTACCTATATCATGGCACCCAGAGTGGAATCAGGCCCCGTCCTGCCCAG aGGATTGCTGCCATCTCCATGCCACAGGCCCTCAGCTACTTTGGCCGTAGTGTGGATGGCCGGCTGGATCTGGATGGAGATGACCTGGTAGATGTGGCTGTGGGTGCCCAAGGGGCAGCTGTCCTGCTCAG CTCCCGGCCCATTGTGCACCTGGGCCCCTCCCTGGAGGTGACCCCACCAGCCATCAGTGTGGTTCAGAAGAACTGCAGCCGGCGAGGCCAAGAGGCAGCCTGCCTTTCTGCGGCCCTTTGCTTCCAAGTGACCTCTCGCACTCCTGGCCGCTGGAATCGCCGATTCT ATTTGCGGTTTACAGCATCACTAGATGAGTGGACGGCAGGGGCGCGGGCTGTGTTTGATGGCTCTGGCCAGAGGCTGTCCCCTCGGAGGCTCCAGCTCAGCGTAGGGAATGTCACCTGTGAGCAGCTGCGCTTCCATGTGCTG GATACCTCAGATTACCTCCGGCCACTGGCCTTGACTGTGACCTTTGCATTGGACAACACCACGAAGCCAGGGCCTGTGCTGGATGAGGGCTCACCCACCTCCATACAAAAGCTG GTCCCCTTCTCAAAGGACTGTGGCCCTGACAATGAATGCATCACAGACCTGGTGCTTCAAGCCAGTGTAGACATCAGAGGCTCTAG GAGGGACCCATTCGTGGTTCGAGGAGGTCGGCAGAAAGTGCTGGTGTCAGCAACTCTGGAGAACAGGAAGGAAAATGCCTACAACACTAGCCTGAGTCTCAGCTTCTCCAGAAACCTCCATCTGGCCAGTTTCACGTCTCAG AGGGACAGCCCAGTGAAGGTGGAGTGTGCAGCCCCTTCCCCTCATGTCCGGCTCTGCAGTGTGGCTCACCCTGTCTTTCGGACTGGAGCCAAG GTGACCTTCCTGCTGGAGTTTGAGTTtagctgctcctccctcctgagccaggtccttgtgaggctgACTGCTTCAAG CAATAGCCTGGAGAAAAACGGGACCCTTCAAGATAACACAGCCCAGATCTCAGCCTACATTCAATATGAGCCCCACCTCCTATTCTCCAG TGAGTCCACTCTGCACCGCTATGAGGTTCACCCATATGGGACCCTCCCAGTGGGTCCCGAATTCAAAACCACTCTTAGG GTTCAGAACCTTGGCTGCTATGTGGTCAGTGGCCTCATCATCTCAGCCTTCCTTCCAGCTGTAGCCCATGGGGGCAACTACTTCCTGTCATTGTCTCAAGTCGTCACTAACAAT GCAAGCTGCACAGTACAGAACCTGACCGAGCCTCCACAGCCCCCTGTGCACCCAGAGGAGTTTCAGTACATGAACAGACTG AATGGGAGCAACACTCGGTGTCAGGTCGTGAGGTGCCATCTTGGGCGACTGGCAAAGGGGACCGAGGTCTCTGTTGGACTATTGAGACTGGTTCACAATGAATTTTTCCGGAgg GCCAAATTCAAGTCTCTGACGGTGGTCAGCACCTTTGAGCTGGGAGCTAAGGAGGGCAGTGTCCTACGGCTGCCTGAAGCCTCTCGTTGGAGTGAG agcctgctgGAGGTGATTCAGACCCGCCCTGTCCTCATCTCCCTATGGATCCTTATTGGCAGTGTCCTGGGAGGGCTTCTCCTACTTGCTCTCCTTGTCTTCTGTCTTTGGAAG CTTGGCTTCTTTACCCGTAAGAAAatccctgaggaagaaaaaagagaagggaaattgGAGCAATGA
- the ITGA10 gene encoding integrin alpha-10 isoform X1 — protein sequence MELPLIPHLLLPVVFLTGLCSPFNLDVHHPRLFPGPPEAEFGYSVLQHVGGGRRWMLVGAPWDGPSGDRRGDVYRCPVGGSHSAPCAKGHLGDYPLGNSSHPAVNMHLGMSLLETDNDGGFMACAPLWSRACGSSVFSSGICARVDASFRPQGSLAPTAQRCPTYMDVVIVLDGSNSIYPWSEVQTFLRRLVGRLFIDPEQVQVGLVQYGESPVHEWSLGDFRTKEEVVRAARNLSRREGRETKTAQAILVACTEGFSLSRGGRPEAARLLVVVTDGESHDGEELPAALKACEAGRVTRYGIAVLGHYLRRQRDPTSFLREIRMIANDPDERFFFNVTDEAALTDIVDALGDRIFGLEGSHGENESSFGLEMSQIGFSTHRLKDGILFGMVGAYDWGGSVLWLEEGHHLFPPRTALEDEFPPAFQNHAAYLGYSVSSMLLRGGRRLFLSGAPRFRHRGKVIAFQLKKDGAVRVAQSLQGEQIGSYFGSELCPLDTDGDGTTNVLLVAAPMFLGPQNKETGRVYVYLVGQQSLLTLQGTLQPEPPQDARFGFAMGAIPDLNQDGFADVAVGAPLEDGHHGALYLYHGTQSGIRPRPAQRIAAISMPQALSYFGRSVDGRLDLDGDDLVDVAVGAQGAAVLLSSRPIVHLGPSLEVTPPAISVVQKNCSRRGQEAACLSAALCFQVTSRTPGRWNRRFYLRFTASLDEWTAGARAVFDGSGQRLSPRRLQLSVGNVTCEQLRFHVLDTSDYLRPLALTVTFALDNTTKPGPVLDEGSPTSIQKLVPFSKDCGPDNECITDLVLQASVDIRGSRRDPFVVRGGRQKVLVSATLENRKENAYNTSLSLSFSRNLHLASFTSQRDSPVKVECAAPSPHVRLCSVAHPVFRTGAKVTFLLEFEFSCSSLLSQVLVRLTASSNSLEKNGTLQDNTAQISAYIQYEPHLLFSSESTLHRYEVHPYGTLPVGPEFKTTLRVQNLGCYVVSGLIISAFLPAVAHGGNYFLSLSQVVTNNASCTVQNLTEPPQPPVHPEEFQYMNRLNGSNTRCQVVRCHLGRLAKGTEVSVGLLRLVHNEFFRRAKFKSLTVVSTFELGAKEGSVLRLPEASRWSESLLEVIQTRPVLISLWILIGSVLGGLLLLALLVFCLWKLGFFTRKKIPEEEKREGKLEQ from the exons ATGGAACTCCCCCTCATCCCTCACCTGCTCTTGCCCGTGGTGTTCCTGACAG GTCTGTGCTCCCCCTTTAACCTGGATGTGCATCACCCGCGCCTCTTCCCAGGGCCACCTGAGGCAGAATTTGGATATAGTGTCTTACAACATGTCGGGGGTGGCCGTCGATG GATGCTGGTGGGCGCCCCCTGGGATGGGCCTTCAGGAGACAGAAGGGGGGATGTTTATCGCtgccctgtcgggggctcccacAGTGCTCCATGTGCCAAAGGCCATTTGG gtgactatccactgggaaattCATCTCATCCTGCTGTGAATATGCACCTGGGAATGTCTCTGCTAGAGACAGACAACGATGGGGGATTCATG GCTTGTGCCCCTCTCTGGTCTCGTGCTTGCGGCTCCTCTGTCTTCAGTTCTGGGATATGTGCCCGCGTAGATGCTTCATTCcggccccagggcagcctggcaCCCACCGCACAAC GCTGTCCCACCTACATGGATGTTGTCATCGTCTTGGACGGCTCCAATAGCATCTATCCCTGGTCTGAAGTTCAGACTTTCCTACGAAGACTGGTAGGGAGACTGTTCATTGACCCAGAGCAAGTACAG GTGGGACTGGTGCAGTATGGGGAAAGCCCTGTGCATGAGTGGTCCCTGGGAGATTTCCGAACCAAGGAAGAAGTGGTGAGGGCAGCAAGGAACCTGAGTCGGCGAGAAGGACGAGAAACAAAGACTGCCCAAGCAATCCTGGTGGCCTG cACAGAAGGATTCAGTCTGTCCCGTGGTGGCCGACCAGAGGCTGCCAGGCTACTGGTGGTTGTCACGGATGGAGAGTCACACGATGGGGAGGAGCTTCCCGCTGCACTAAAGGCCTGTGAGGCTGGAAGAGTGACCCGCTATGGGATCGCG GTCCTTGGCCACTATCTCCGGAGGCAGCGAGACCCCACTTCCTTCCTGCGGGAAATCCGAATGATTGCCAATGACCCAGATGAGAGATTCTTCTTCAATGTCACAGATGAAGCTGCACTGACTGACATTGTAGACGCCCTGGGAGACCGGATTTTTGGCCTCGAGG GGTCCCATGGAGAAAATGAAAGCTCTTTCGGGCTGGAAATGTCTCAGATTGGTTTCTCCACTCATCGGCTGAAG GATGGGATTCTCTTTGGAATGGTGGGGGCCTACGACTGGGGGGGCTCTGTATTGTGGCTCGAAGAGGGTCACCACCTTTTCCCCCCACGGACAGCCCTGGAAGATGAGTTCCCCCCTGCTTTCCAGAACCATGCAGCCTACTTGG GTTACTCTGTTTCCTCCATGCTTTTGCGGGGTGGACGCCGCCTCTTTCTCTCAGGGGCTCCTCGGTTTAGACACAGAGGAAAGGTCATCGCCTTCCAGCTTAAGAAAGATGGGGCTGTGAGGGTTGCCCAGAGCCTCCAGGGGGAGCAG ATTGGTTCCTACTTTGGCAGTGAGCTCTGCCCATTGGATACAGATGGGGATGGAACAACCAATGTCTTACTTGTGGCTGCTCCCAtgttcctgggaccccagaataaGGAGACGGGGCGTGTTTATGTGTATCTGGTGGGGCAG CAGTCCTTGCTGACACTCCAGGGCACGCTTCAGCCAGAACCCCCCCAGGATGCTCGGTTTGGCTTTGCCATGGGTGCCATTCCTGATCTGAACCAAGATGGTTTTGCTGATGTGGCTGTGGGGGCGCCCCTGGAGGATGGGCATCACGGAGCCCTGTACCTATATCATGGCACCCAGAGTGGAATCAGGCCCCGTCCTGCCCAG aGGATTGCTGCCATCTCCATGCCACAGGCCCTCAGCTACTTTGGCCGTAGTGTGGATGGCCGGCTGGATCTGGATGGAGATGACCTGGTAGATGTGGCTGTGGGTGCCCAAGGGGCAGCTGTCCTGCTCAG CTCCCGGCCCATTGTGCACCTGGGCCCCTCCCTGGAGGTGACCCCACCAGCCATCAGTGTGGTTCAGAAGAACTGCAGCCGGCGAGGCCAAGAGGCAGCCTGCCTTTCTGCGGCCCTTTGCTTCCAAGTGACCTCTCGCACTCCTGGCCGCTGGAATCGCCGATTCT ATTTGCGGTTTACAGCATCACTAGATGAGTGGACGGCAGGGGCGCGGGCTGTGTTTGATGGCTCTGGCCAGAGGCTGTCCCCTCGGAGGCTCCAGCTCAGCGTAGGGAATGTCACCTGTGAGCAGCTGCGCTTCCATGTGCTG GATACCTCAGATTACCTCCGGCCACTGGCCTTGACTGTGACCTTTGCATTGGACAACACCACGAAGCCAGGGCCTGTGCTGGATGAGGGCTCACCCACCTCCATACAAAAGCTG GTCCCCTTCTCAAAGGACTGTGGCCCTGACAATGAATGCATCACAGACCTGGTGCTTCAAGCCAGTGTAGACATCAGAGGCTCTAG GAGGGACCCATTCGTGGTTCGAGGAGGTCGGCAGAAAGTGCTGGTGTCAGCAACTCTGGAGAACAGGAAGGAAAATGCCTACAACACTAGCCTGAGTCTCAGCTTCTCCAGAAACCTCCATCTGGCCAGTTTCACGTCTCAG AGGGACAGCCCAGTGAAGGTGGAGTGTGCAGCCCCTTCCCCTCATGTCCGGCTCTGCAGTGTGGCTCACCCTGTCTTTCGGACTGGAGCCAAG GTGACCTTCCTGCTGGAGTTTGAGTTtagctgctcctccctcctgagccaggtccttgtgaggctgACTGCTTCAAG CAATAGCCTGGAGAAAAACGGGACCCTTCAAGATAACACAGCCCAGATCTCAGCCTACATTCAATATGAGCCCCACCTCCTATTCTCCAG TGAGTCCACTCTGCACCGCTATGAGGTTCACCCATATGGGACCCTCCCAGTGGGTCCCGAATTCAAAACCACTCTTAGG GTTCAGAACCTTGGCTGCTATGTGGTCAGTGGCCTCATCATCTCAGCCTTCCTTCCAGCTGTAGCCCATGGGGGCAACTACTTCCTGTCATTGTCTCAAGTCGTCACTAACAAT GCAAGCTGCACAGTACAGAACCTGACCGAGCCTCCACAGCCCCCTGTGCACCCAGAGGAGTTTCAGTACATGAACAGACTG AATGGGAGCAACACTCGGTGTCAGGTCGTGAGGTGCCATCTTGGGCGACTGGCAAAGGGGACCGAGGTCTCTGTTGGACTATTGAGACTGGTTCACAATGAATTTTTCCGGAgg GCCAAATTCAAGTCTCTGACGGTGGTCAGCACCTTTGAGCTGGGAGCTAAGGAGGGCAGTGTCCTACGGCTGCCTGAAGCCTCTCGTTGGAGTGAG agcctgctgGAGGTGATTCAGACCCGCCCTGTCCTCATCTCCCTATGGATCCTTATTGGCAGTGTCCTGGGAGGGCTTCTCCTACTTGCTCTCCTTGTCTTCTGTCTTTGGAAG CTTGGCTTCTTTACCCGTAAGAAAatccctgaggaagaaaaaagagaagggaaattgGAGCAATGA